The Ziziphus jujuba cultivar Dongzao chromosome 7, ASM3175591v1 genome includes a region encoding these proteins:
- the LOC107425187 gene encoding protein SENSITIVE TO PROTON RHIZOTOXICITY 1: MPYLGESPQLPPEYSSDTTGRDPIPSMDPRIPLQNLSEVRASMDSLHGFLSNSVNLNAQLSKDQMDMVSSEIASAIQQIVASGTALIASYRVPDPPDRIPIPCVKIEEEEEETVVTKKDEEEEEEVGDAAGDLEIVELDSVELLAEHIHFCEICGKGFKRDANLRMHMRAHGNRFKTREALTKPPEKIGSDPSSRIRFSCPYVGCNRNKGHKKFRALKSVVCVKNHFKRSHCPKMYSCNRCNKKSFSVLADLKSHLKHCGETKWRCTCGTTFSRKDKLFGHMSLFEGHVPAVVDEDEKGKSAVTAMEEDENEVMAVKGGELSANLEDDEEFFEGFDSIDGFCLENAFWSP; the protein is encoded by the coding sequence ATGCCTTATCTCGGCGAATCTCCCCAGCTTCCGCCGGAATATTCCTCCGATACCACCGGCCGAGACCCGATTCCCTCCATGGACCCGCGGATCCCGCTCCAGAACCTCTCTGAGGTTCGGGCCAGTATGGATTCCCTCCACGGCTTCCTATCCAACTCAGTCAACCTCAACGCTCAGCTCAGCAAGGACCAGATGGACATGGTCTCCTCCGAGATCGCCTCCGCCATCCAGCAGATCGTCGCCAGCGGTACGGCTCTCATCGCCTCCTATCGGGTACCCGATCCACCGGATCGGATTCCGATTCCGTGTGTGAAAAtcgaggaggaggaagaggaaaCTGTGGTTACGAAGaaggacgaagaagaagaagaagaagtaggagACGCCGCCGGAGACTTAGAGATCGTGGAGCTTGACTCCGTCGAGCTGCTGGCCGAGCACATCCACTTCTGCGAGATATGCGGGAAAGGGTTCAAGCGCGACGCGAACCTAAGGATGCACATGCGGGCCCACGGGAACCGGTTCAAGACCCGGGAGGCTCTGACGAAGCCGCCAGAGAAGATCGGGTCGGATCCGAGCTCGAGGATCCGATTCTCGTGTCCGTATGTGGGCTGCAACAGAAACAAAGGGCACAAGAAATTCAGGGCGTTGAAATCGGTGGTGTGCGTGAAGAACCACTTCAAGAGGAGTCACTGCCCCAAGATGTACTCGTGCAATCGATGCAACAAGAAGAGCTTCTCGGTTCTGGCGGACCTCAAGAGTCACCTCAAGCACTGCGGCGAAACCAAATGGCGGTGCACGTGCGGCACCACCTTCTCGCGGAAGGATAAGCTCTTCGGTCACATGTCTCTGTTCGAGGGTCACGTGCCGGCCGTCGTCGATGAGGATGAGAAGGGTAAGTCCGCCGTGACCGCCATGGAAGAGGATGAGAATGAGGTAATGGCGGTCAAAGGTGGGGAATTGAGTGCGAATTTGGAGGACGACGAGGAGTTCTTTGAAGGGTTCGATTCCATTGACGGATTTTGTTTAGAGAATGCGTTTTGGTCGCCATAG